The Flavobacterium johnsoniae genomic sequence TTGTTTGATTCCAAATCTTTACTGACTTTTAAGTATGTAAAGATTTGGAATTCATTTTTTATAACAAGTTCGGATTTTTAAGTTCGTACCAAACTTCTAGCTCTTCATTGTATTCAAAAGAATTGACAAAATGGAAACCTAGTTTTTCTAGCACTTTTCTAGAATTTTCGTTTCCTGCATCTGCGTAAGCATAAAGAACTTCTACTTTCATTTCGTTAAAAGCATAATCAACAAAAGCTTTTCCAGCTTCAGAAGCATATCCCTTTCCCCAATGTTTTTCGATAAAACGATAACCTAATTCGTAGAAATTTTTATGGTTATTGATTTCGTCTGTAATATATTTTATTCCAGACCAACCTATAAATTCATTCGTTTCTTTTAAAACAACAGCCCATCGACCAATGCCGAAAGTTGCATATTGTTTCTGAACAAATTTGATGTAATCAACACTTTCTTCTATATGCTTAACAGGCCTGTTGCCTACAAACAAATGAACGTTTGGATTAGAATCCAACTCGAACATACCTTCTGCATCAGAGAGAACTAATTCTCTTAAAATCAAACGATCGGTTTCAATTGGATTTTTCATTTCTTTAATTTAAAATATAACGTGAAATTACTTCTGCAACTCCGTCATTATTATTTGAAGCTACAATTATATTGGCTTTGTCACGTAATTCTGGCGTTACATTATCTACCCAAACTCCTAAACCTGCATATTCAATCATAGTAAGGTCGTTTCCGGCGTTTCCTACGG encodes the following:
- a CDS encoding GNAT family N-acetyltransferase — encoded protein: MKNPIETDRLILRELVLSDAEGMFELDSNPNVHLFVGNRPVKHIEESVDYIKFVQKQYATFGIGRWAVVLKETNEFIGWSGIKYITDEINNHKNFYELGYRFIEKHWGKGYASEAGKAFVDYAFNEMKVEVLYAYADAGNENSRKVLEKLGFHFVNSFEYNEELEVWYELKNPNLL